Part of the Nitrospirota bacterium genome is shown below.
ATTATGTTCCAGATTGGACTGGCCCGCGGTGTTATAGCGGTGATAACTCGTGACACTATGGCAGACCTCACAGATCTTGCGGGATGACGCATGCCCCCCGCCATCATCTCCAAATCCTCTCGGCGCGGTTGTGCTCTGAAATTCAGGTGCCAGCCCCCCTGCCTCAGCAGGAAAACTGTGCGTAGGGGAATTCGGAGCAGTAATGACAGTGTCTTTTACACGCTTTATATTGTCTGTAGTCCTTGTGTGACATGTCGCACATACGATCTGGCCGTATTGACCCGTGGTCGGCGTACCCCAGTCGCCTGACCATTTCGCAGTGCCTGGAAAGCGGTTGCTGTTATGAAGCATCGTGTTGTCCCAGCCGGCAGAAATCTGAATGGTCTGCGGATTCGTTCCGTTAATGCCATCACTGTCAGCGTACGTTGCCCTTACCGTATAACACTGATTCTCAGTCAGTCCGGTTATCGCAGCCGTATAGGGAGATGCCCTGTGCGATGCGTTCGTTACCCAATTGGTCCATGTCCCTGCTACGCACGTTTTATAGTCAATCGTGTATGTATTGCTGGCGTTGTCATCTCCGGCATAGGGCATCGACACCTGGATAGAGGTGGCCCCTTCAGCTTTGGCCGCAACCGTACCGGCAGTCGTTGTATTAGCACCATACGCTGAGGCGGTCATGGAGACGGAACCGATAACGCAACAGAGAGCCGCTATCAGTGTGCAACAGGAATAGTTGAAGAATACAGCTGAAGCAGAAAGGAATTGGTTCCCACGTTTCATAGACTACCCCCCCAGCCGACAGGAAATTGCTGTTTGAATGTGACGGTAAGATATCAAACAAAGCCCAAATTATCAATAGCAATCGGTCGAAGACAGGATAGCGATTAGCCGCCTCTGCCAGGAAACGGGAGATTTACGATTGCAAGATAAACCCGTTCCCTCTATTTTCATTACAGGATATGCCCCATTTTAATAATGTATCAGTCTCTTCCAGCCGTGCCCGAGTAGTGGATATTTCCCTTCTCGTCTTTCCAGGTCATAACCTTCGGCGAAGAATATGCACCGTTTTCATGCATCTCCATCTCGTCCACAGACAAGACCTTCTGAGGCGGATGTTCGACTGTTTGCAGCGTATGACGGCCATCTTTTTCGATGCTCCGCATACGGCTGCGGTCTGATGTATCACGTCCTGCCCTCCTGGCACTGCCCGGGGCATGCGTCTGCCCCCCCTGTGACGGCCGGACTTCAAGGTTTATTTTCAGGGGCAAATCAGGATTGGTGATCTTCTGATATGTCCTTGTGACCGGCTCCTTTTTAACCGGTGAGGCGGGCTCAGCAGCCAGGACGCCCGGTTTCCCTGTCTGCGCTGCGCCTCCTCCGGAAAAAAACGTGGTCAGGAGCCAGACAAGCAATCCGGCATTTGCCACCAAAGACAGGACCAGCAGATAGCGCCAGACAGGCGTCTCACTCTTCCAGCGCTCCGACAGTCCCCGAAACAGGGTCATCTCCGTCACCGTCACACGCCTGCGTTCCTGCTCAAGCTTCCTGAGTGCCTTCACTATGTAGGACATGTCTCTATATACCCCTTTCGCCGGCCAGTAAAACCGGATCCATGCGTATTGCGGCCCCCTGAATACGCTCCATTGTCCGGGACCCCACGATCCCGTCCGGCTTAAGGCCCTCTTTTCTTTGATACTCCTTCACCTCTTTTTCCATCAATGCGTCAAATGTCATTTTCCCCCACATAGGCTGTCGTCCGCTTATGCGGGAAAGCTGTCCTTCGAGCCAGGACACCGCTGATCCGCTGCTGCCATGTGATATGGTCCCCTCAAAGTCAGGCACCATCCGCTGAAGAGCCATGAACTGACCTGTCCAGCGGGCTTCAAGCTCTGCCATGGCAACCGTCCTTGGCGTCTTGCCCGCAACAATCACGGCACTGACATCGTTCAGCGATACCAGAGTCACGAATTCCTCAGTCCCGCCAGCGCCGCTCAAATGCAGTAAAGACGGCCTGTTTATCTTCCGCAGCGTCTCCATGTCCGCATGGGCCTTAAGACAATACAGACCATAGGGCATGAGCTGATCGCAGCCCTTTTCCGGCTCTGCGTCTGTTAAAGGCGCCTTCCATTGCGAAAGCAAGTCTCCAAAAGCAGCCGCCCTTCCCTCAGGACCGGAAACGCCATCAGGCAATAGCAGCGCAGGAGTCTGCTGCGTGGCCGAGACCGACGTCAGATTACTTTTCTCCGGAACATCAGCTGATCTGTCCGCACCCTGCAGCCTTTCCCGGGTAAACAGTCCCGACGAAAAGGCGAGACCCGACGCCACCAGCAAGAGCGCAGCAAAAGCCCATCTGAGAGCCTGCCGGCCGCTGCCAACGCTTCCGGTCACCTCGGCTGCTGCCAATTCAATGGTCTTCCTGTCAATCGTCGCCCGGTTCTCTGAAAAAGCTCCGAGCAGTGCACGGTCGCAGATCAGGTTGATCATCCTCGGTATACCTCCGCTCAGGCGATACAGCCTGCTGAGCGCAGACGCAGAAAATATGCCCGTACGGCATCCGGCGACGGAAAGACGATGCATTACATAAGCCGAGACTTCGCTGCGCGACAGCGGACCGAGATGATACCGGGCCGTGATCCTCTGAGATAACTGCCGAAGCTCGGGCCGAGCCACCATATCGCGAAGTTCAGACTGCCCCAGCAGCATGATCTGGAGCAGTTTGCATTTGTTCGTTTCAAGGTTCGTGAGCAGGCGCAGGTGCTCCAACACCTCGGGAGTCAGGTTCTGGGCCTCCTCTATGATAATGACCGTCTTTCTCCCTCTTGTATGCGCATCGATAAGATACGCATTGATCGCATCCACGTATTCCTTGACGCTGACGGTTCCTTTCGGATACGCAATGCCAAATTCATCACAAACCGAGGCAAGAAGTTCCTCGATGCTCAGCATCGGATTCAGCACAAAAGCTACATCGGTCTGCTCAGGCACCTTATCCAAAACGCAGCGGCATATCGTGGTCTTGCCCGCCCCCACTTCGCCTGTCAGAAGGATAAATCCGCCGCTCCCCCCGAGTCCATACAGAAGGTGTGAAAGTGCCTCACGATGCACTTCGCTCATATAGAGATAGGATGGATCGGGCGAAATGGAGAACGGGATTTCTCTCATGCCAAAATATTTTGTATACATACCAACCCCCAGCCGCTTTCATCGTGCGCAGGCATTACCCTATTTGCCCGTTACTGATTGGAGGTATATCACACAAAATTATAATTATCAAGCGATTTATTTCCATGAAGAAATTTTGCATCACCCGTGATTCATATAACGATACCTCCTGCAGTTGAGGAATATTGCAAAACCGTATCTTTATATGGAAAATGTATAGTGTTATGAAAAAGGGCCTATGTATTGCGCTGATCCTGCTATGTGTATCAGCATCCATTTCTGCCGAGCGGACAGCTGAAGTGCTCCTGCGGTTCAGCAGGCAGGATACGGTCATGAAGATCGTGCTCGAAGCAGATGAAAATATCATCCGCAATGCAAAGACCGTAGTATCATCAACAGTCGCCAAGGTCGATTTTCTCTCCCCCTTTGATCTGAAAAAACCCCTGGATTTCATGTTTGAGACCCAAAGAGATGCCCGCACGCTGACGATTACACTCAAAGATGTTGCTGAGGTGA
Proteins encoded:
- a CDS encoding CxxxxCH/CxxCH domain-containing protein; translation: MKRGNQFLSASAVFFNYSCCTLIAALCCVIGSVSMTASAYGANTTTAGTVAAKAEGATSIQVSMPYAGDDNASNTYTIDYKTCVAGTWTNWVTNASHRASPYTAAITGLTENQCYTVRATYADSDGINGTNPQTIQISAGWDNTMLHNSNRFPGTAKWSGDWGTPTTGQYGQIVCATCHTRTTDNIKRVKDTVITAPNSPTHSFPAEAGGLAPEFQSTTAPRGFGDDGGGHASSRKICEVCHSVTSYHRYNTAGQSNLEHNNNVDCITCHPHSLGFKDASACNSCHGAPPGSGTDTNAPAAYAASHARHYNAVSGGLPSSYSSVTNRSTASGYVFDCGTCHSSNNSDHLANQDGTVDLKLPLGGTYAPGSYAGGDNPMPPGSVTFKNSNGTCSNVYCHGNYAGSGKNAAPTWGTASSGACGTCHNSSNSVSPTSG
- a CDS encoding AAA family ATPase — protein: MYTKYFGMREIPFSISPDPSYLYMSEVHREALSHLLYGLGGSGGFILLTGEVGAGKTTICRCVLDKVPEQTDVAFVLNPMLSIEELLASVCDEFGIAYPKGTVSVKEYVDAINAYLIDAHTRGRKTVIIIEEAQNLTPEVLEHLRLLTNLETNKCKLLQIMLLGQSELRDMVARPELRQLSQRITARYHLGPLSRSEVSAYVMHRLSVAGCRTGIFSASALSRLYRLSGGIPRMINLICDRALLGAFSENRATIDRKTIELAAAEVTGSVGSGRQALRWAFAALLLVASGLAFSSGLFTRERLQGADRSADVPEKSNLTSVSATQQTPALLLPDGVSGPEGRAAAFGDLLSQWKAPLTDAEPEKGCDQLMPYGLYCLKAHADMETLRKINRPSLLHLSGAGGTEEFVTLVSLNDVSAVIVAGKTPRTVAMAELEARWTGQFMALQRMVPDFEGTISHGSSGSAVSWLEGQLSRISGRQPMWGKMTFDALMEKEVKEYQRKEGLKPDGIVGSRTMERIQGAAIRMDPVLLAGERGI